Part of the Tamandua tetradactyla isolate mTamTet1 chromosome 11, mTamTet1.pri, whole genome shotgun sequence genome, GGGGTTTGGGAATGGGAGTTTGACAGACAAGTGTTCATTCCAGCTGTGCAGCTTTGGGTCAGTCTTCCcctcttgagcctcagtttccttttctgttaaatGGACATCTCTCCTCCTGTGGATGCTGCCATCTGGGTCTCTCAGACTTGCCTCTGTGGCTGGCCTAGAAAGCTGAGAGGAGGGGGCAGGATTTGGACCTTGTCTTTCAGGCAGCGTTTCTGAGATGTGGTGGGCTCACTTCATGCAGACAGCCTGGGGTAGGGCAGGCCTGCTTCTAGCTGACTACATGTCACACAGTAGGCATGGTTTGGGTAAAATGCCAGACAAAAACAGGCACACTTTATGTAGGGTTCCTGGCACAGGGTAGGCACATTGTGAGGAGTATCTGGCACACAGAAGGTACGTGTACATGTTCTAGGTAAAGTACATGTAACACAATAGCACAATCTATGTAGAGTGCACAACACAAGTAGGTGTCCATGTACagggtctggcacacagtaggtgcacgGCCTAGTGTCCAGCACACAGGTAGGTGTCCATGcagagtgcttggcacacagtagataCTGTATGTAATGCGTCTGGCCCAAAGCGACTCACACTCTATGTATAGCACGCAGTACACAGTAGGTGCACAATGTAGAAActtggcatatagtaggcacAATGTGTAGCCTGCCCCccacacagtaggtgctctaTGCAGAGTGCCTGAAACACAGTAGATGCTCTGTGTATAGTATTGGAATGCAATGGGCATATTCTGAGCACTGTCTGACACCCAGGTAGGTGTGCCTAGAAGGTGCAGTATGCAGAGGGCACAGCACACAGTAGGCACACTCTATGCCGAATGGCCAACTAATAGTGGTTGCAATGTGGAGAGTCACCAGCATCCAGTAGGTGCCCTATGTAGAGTGCCTGACCCTCACTAGGTGCTCTATGAAGagttcctggcacacagtaggtgttcaataaagaATTCCTGGCCCTTAGTAGGGTTCAATAATGAGTGCTGGGCATATAGTAGGCACACTATGTAAAGCTCTTTGCACACAGTATGTCACTTTATGGACAGTACTGGCCCACAAGCAGCTCCAGCCCGAGTTGCCAGTCCCTCCCTTCTCTCACTCTTTTCCGGCCTCCTGATCCTTCCACCTCCTGAGGAAACTACCTCTCCCCTCTAAGGCCCCACCCCATGCCTCATTcagatgggaaaattgaggcCACAGAAAGAGCCAGTTGTTGCCCACAGTCAGAGCAAGGAGGGGGCAGAATAGGGACCCCACTTGGGGTCCTGTGGGTCTGCCTCTCCCCTACTGGGACACCACCACCTCAGAACCCCTCTCACCTGACCCACCACATCCCCTCTGTCCTCCTCTCCGGCTCCAGGTGTGCTGCGCCCTTTATCCCCAGAATCTGATCCCCTTAATCCCCAGGGAGCAGGACTCTTTCTTCCTGTGCGACCCCCTCCTGGCCCATGTGTGGGAGGCATTTTGGGAAGAGGACGTGGCTGGGCGACGCTCACCTGCCCCTTTACCTCCCGCTTCGTCCTGCCACGCCCTGGCCCTGGAGACTGCAGGGTGGCTGTAAACCTGGGGGCCAGGGACCTTTGTCCCTCTGTCCCcagctctctcccctcccctgctgGGTGGTGCTGAGTCATGGGGATCCCTGGCCCACGCTGTGGGTTGCTGAGCCAATGCTCGAGTTTCTCTCAACACCCTCCCTCCCCTATTTTGGGCAGGCTGCCAGACTGGGAGGAGACAGGAGGCTAGCTGGGATTGGCTGCTTTAGCTCCATCCCTCCCAGCACGAAGAGGTTGCACTGAACAAGCCTTTTCTGACTGAAGGTGCCTGCCTGGGGGTGGCAGGGCGGGGGTGGGCAGTTTCTCTTGTTCTGCATTGAGAAGGGTGCCACGGAGGCTGGTGAGTGTGCTGGCCAGAACTCTGGTGGTTTTTGAGTGAACTgttcccaccccccccaccccccccacccccccccaccccgacttCCCCCTCTGGCTGCTAGCTTAGGCTGGACCTTTCTGGACTCCCGCCACCTCTGTCTCTGTagctctcatttctctctttctccctttgtgtctgtgtctttctatccctctcttttttttaacttctggtTGCCTGTTcgtcttcctcttcctttcactttctctttcccCCTGAATTTCTGTGAGGTCTGTGCTCTCACGTCTCTAAGCCCTCCCTGTCCTGGCTCAGTGGTCCCCTCCCTGTCTGTCCTCACTGCCCCCACCTttgcttccctccctcctccctatgcgcccctccccttctccctgtctccttcctttttctcattcATCACCCTGTCTCCCCTCTTGTCctactctctctccctttctctgtcctcccttctctccccatCCGTCTGCTCCCTCCCTcaccctccctgcccaccccttGTCCTGCCCCTCACCTCCTTGGCCCTCTCCCTCTACTCCACAGGTCTCACCCTCCAAGCCCTCCATCGCCACCCCCTTTTCCTGCCCTCAGAAGCTCACCCTCTGCCCGGCTGTCCTGAGGATGCGGCTGCTGAGCCTGTCGTGGCTGGGACTCGGGCCCGTGGCCCCCTCCCCGTGGCTGCTCCTGCTGGTGGTTGGGGCCTCCTGGCTCCTGGCCCGCACCCTGGCCTGGTCCTTTGCCTTCTACGACATGTGCCGCCGCCTCCGGTGCTTCCCGCAGCCCCCCAGACGGAACTGGTTCTTGGGTCACCTGGGCCTGGTAAGTGGGGCCCCAGGATAAGGCCTGGACTCCCTGAGGGGTCAGTTATGGGACTCAGGGAGCTGAGAGCTGAGCTTAGCACAGCAGAGAAGACAAGGAGGCCGAGGGGAGCCCCTCTTTCCTCACTCAGCCTCCAGGGCCATTTCTCTCCCCTTTACTCCACCCCACGCGCTGAGGCCTCTCTCATTCCTACCCCACCCCACTAAGCCTGCTTTGGGTCACCTTCCTGCCGTCGGCCCCACATTAGTGCACCTCTGTCTCCTTGGGGGGCTCCTGGGGCGGGCTGGATGGAGCCGGTGACCTGCCCTACCCACAGTCTCTCCTGAACACTGAGCCATCCTGGAGGCAAAGTACAGAGTCTGCTCTTGTCTGGTCCTCTCAGTGGACTTCAGGCAGTGCCTGGCCTTCGCTGGGCCAAGAGGCACAGCTGGGCCACAGGAGGGTGacccccccacctccactccccaGACATACCTATGACCCAATTGGCCATCTTAGATATAAGTTGGCCCTTTCCCCTTTCTGGAGACTGCCCTGACTCCCCAGCCTTGACCTCTATCCGCAATGCTCATCCAAGGGGCTGGCATACGGCAGGCACTCGACAAAGGTTTGACGTCCAAGTGGTTGGGTTTTCCATCACCTCCTTGGGACATCCAAGGTCAGAAGGATGAACTCCCACCTGGTCCCCTCCACACCAACTGGAGTTTGCGCATTAACTGAAGAGCACCCCCCCCCACGCCCCCTGCAGGAATGAGAACTACAGCTCAGGAAAGGTGAATCTCCCAAGTTAGCTTCTTTCTGGAGGTTCCCTGAGATTCTGGGTCTTGGAATTCCCCTGGGGCCATGGGAGTGTCATCAAGTTACTGCTTGACCTGAGAGGCTGGTCTTGACCACCTTTCCCCTCCTCCCATCCGTCTTGGTATCCCTCTCCCTCTGCGATAGACAGCCAGACTTCACATCCATTCCCAGGGTGCTTCCAGAGCTGGAAGGTGCCTCAACTGTAGACCTCCCTACAGGATCAATCCCTCACCCCGCCCATGATGGAGCCTTCTCTAAGGTCCCACAAGACTTTGCCTTCAGATTTCTCCTAGATAAGAAAATTTGTCTTTGTCCAAGCTCTGCCTTTCAGTGGGTAGAGAAGGTGTCTTCTCTGTATGCCATGGATTATGCCCTTGGGATCTGGAGACTCCAGGATCTTCTGGCCCAAGGGACACTTGATTCCCTCCATCATTGCTGAGCCCCTACATACTTTTTATTCGAAGGCTGGACAGGGGTGTGGGGGATGTGTTAGTGGCTCCTCTTGGTAAGGTGACCATATGCCCTTGCTTGCAGGTGAACCCCAATGAAGAGGGTCTGATCCACGTATCTCAGCTCGTGGCCACCTACTCTCAGGCTCTTCTGTCTTGGTTGGGACCCATCATCCCTATCATCAGTCTTTTCCACCCAGACACCATCCGGTGTGTCACCAACGCCTCAGGTACCCATGCAGAGCTTGTGGGGATGGGCACCATGGGAGCGTCAAGGGTGTTGACACCCTTACTCCCAATCTTCTGAGGGCCTCTGCAAGGAGTCCTACCCCCCACCCTGagctttctttcttattctctttctttttctttttttttttttacatgggcaggcaccggggatcgaacccgggtcctctggcatcgcaggcaagcattcctgcctgctgagccaccgtggcccgccctcattctctttcttttatatgTACCTGCCCTCCTCTCAccatctgccctccaccctggtgttctgggttctgctgacacCCAATCAGGCTGCAATACAAACCCTGTTCTCTAGCAACTCCCAGCACTGTGGTTGGATCTGGGTAGAGATACCCTCAAACATCTGTGGTCGGGAAGGGggccagagagacagagacaagaTGGGGCAGCCCAGAGGAGATGCCAGGAATCTGCTGAGCAGGCTGGAGGTCCTCCTGGAGGAGGCACTGCTGGAACTGGTCTGGAAGAATGAGTAGGAATGTTAATGCTGGGGGAGGGTGGTGCAGAGGGCGGTGGTGGTGGGTGATTCTGGACAGTTCCTTGGTCTCTCTGATTGTTGAGGTCTAAGTAAAGAAAGGGAGTCTTCCTGCAAAGTCCAGGAAAAACCATCTTCAGGCCAAGCTGGATACAGGATTCAAGCGATGTCATCACAAATCCGTCTCCAACTCATAGTTTTACTTTTCTCTGCATCAATCTTACTTTCAAGGCAGCTCTTTCCTCATGGTGTAAACAGTCCCAGAAGCTCAATTCCTATGGAAAAGCTCCCCTACAGTTCCCATTTGTACATATGGCCTGAATTTACTTTCCATGTCCTGGCCTGGGTCACGGGACCACTTTCTTAGGTAATTGCCATGTCCCCGATTGCCCAGTCTTGGTGGGCTTGGGACTCTCAGCGCGATTGTTCTCGTGACACGAAACTGTCAGAATGTGAAGAACACAAGTCTTGGGTTCAGACATACCTGGGCTTGGGTCTCAGCACCCCGCTTCCAATCTGAAGGACTCTGCACAGTTGACAGTATCGTTACAACCTTCGTTTCCCTACTGGGAAGATGGGGATGGGAAGAGAACCCTGAGGTACCCTGAGTTGTGTGTGCCAAGCTGTGGGGCCCAAGAGGACGCTCTGTGCAGAGAGGATGAGTAGCTGGCTGGGTTCACAGGGAAGGGTTCTAAGTCTCTGCTCTCTGGGTGCAGAGGGCAGTCTGGACAATCTGGACAGGTGTGGATATGGACCTCTATAATCCTCTCCAAATAAGAGCTCGAAGGAGGGTCTTCTCTACAAGCAGGGTCTTGAGAGCACCTATGGGGAGGTGGACTGCTGGTGCATAGGTCCCTGTCATGAGGTTCTCTGCATCTTCTACCTCTCTTTCAACAAGCCTGTTCCTCTATGCTTCAGGTAGATACTGAGCTAACCACAGCCTGTCCACTGCTGAGGTCTCTGTGCTGCTTATAAGTGGGTAGGTGACCCAGGGGTTTGGGACAGGAGGCGCCCAGCTGGAGCTCCACCAGTCTGACTACTGGTCATGTCTGTTCTTGTCTAAGGTGAGTCTGGGTGACGTCTGCTGTGTGGCCACATCTGGTCATGTCTGGTCATGTCTGGTGTGTGCTCACACCTGGGATCATAGGAAGATGGTCTTGGTCATGTCTGTGGCTCAGCTGTTACCAAAGACATTTGGGTCATGTCAAGGTCGATCTGGGTCTTGTTGGGGATGCTGTTATAGGTAGTCTGGTTCTCCTCCTCCTCATATCTGAGTCATGTTTATGTCTTGTTTGATGTCAATGCTGGAATGTGTATGGAACCCATGGATCTTCTGAGGAATATTGGGGTCCTTACTTGAACTGTGTACGAGGCTGGTGTGAGGTATCCCTATATCACCCCTGCTCTATTTAGGGACATGAACAAGATCATATTCCTGTCATAGCTGGGGCACATCTGTGAGGCAAGTTGGAGTCATGTCAGATGGTCTTTGGCCCTAGTCACAGCATGCTGTTTCATGTGGTACACACCAGGGTACATCATGTATGTTGTGGCCATAGATGTCAAAGTCCACGTCAGGAGAGGTCATACAATGCCGGGGCAGCCAGGGTGTCCTAGGTCCATGGGATGCATTCTGTAGAATGTTGGCTGCACTCAGATGTTCAGCACATGGTAGACTGTGGAGGAGACGTGTCATGCTGCGGTAGGGTGTGTTGAGTTGCGTCCCAGCGTGTGTCTAGGCATGCCGAAGTGTTTCTCTGGGCTCTGTCTGCTCTTCTCTGCCGCAACCTTGCCTAGTTCCCTACTCTTCCCTGCTTCCTCTTTTCATGGCTCCAATCCTGCTATGCTGGGCTTGGTGGGAAGAAGGGTGATGACCACTCGAGGTCCATCCTTAGCCTCCTCTATGGCTCCTGATGGCCCATCTCTCCTATCAGCCACCATTGCACCCAAAGATAAGCTCTTCTACCGCTTCCTCAAGCCCTGGCTGGGTGAGTAACTGTGGGCAAAAGGGGCTGAGGACAATCTTGGGGCCAAGGGAAGGGGTGCCCTCACCTACTGCCAGTGGATAACTCTACCAGGGGATGGGCTCCTGCTGAGTGCTGGTGACAAGTGGAGCCGCCACCGCCGCATGCTGACACCTGCCTTCCACTTCAACATCCTGAAGCCCTATGTGAAGATTTTCAACGACAGCACGAACATCATGCACGTGAGTGCCTTGAACCCATGGTCCCAGATGGAGCCTCGGGTGGAAGGGACCTCAGACACATCTTGTCAGGAGTCCTGGCTCTGTTGGGTTGCTCttttctttgtgcctcagtttcctcccctgcATAATAGGGATGATGACCTCTACTTTGAGGGTTGATCAAGATGACTCAATGGCACCACACTCCCAAGACATAGAGGGTGATCAGAAGGTGTTGGTTTCTAATCTTCCTTCTAGAATCCCTGGGATTGATTAGTGATAATGATGAAGAGTGCCTAGTAGTAGTTCTTAACTGGCCACTTCAAAACTCATGTTTAAAATGATAAGAGATTGTTATTTCTTACAATTCTGTGGGTCAGCTGACTAGCTTTCCAGGCTGTGGATGGGCTTACTCATGTATCTCTGATCAGCTGGTGTAAGGTAGGCAGATCATCTGGTCTCACCTGTCTCACACTGTTGGGTCTTGGCTGGCTCAGGCTGGCCTAGGATGGCCTGTGCTCAGACAACTGTACTTACCTACATGTGCTCTCTCGTCCTTCAGCAGGCAGCCCAGGCTTGCACACAAGGCACAGCAGGGTTCTAACTGTAAGAGAAAGCAGAAATGCCTCTGGAAGCCTAGGTTTAGAATTACCATGTCATCATTTTCCCTACATTGTATTAGACAAAGCAAGTCACAACACCAGCTTAAAATCAAAGGGtgatgtattagtttgctagtgCTTCTGGAaagcaataaaccagaaatggagctgcttttaaaatgggaatttaataaactacAAGATTAGAGTTTTAAGGTCATAAATACGTCCTAAGTAAGGCATCCACAGAGATACGTTGGCTCCAGGAAAGGGaatctgggaaggcacctggctggtgtctgctgctccttcttCCTGGTtcttttgcttccagcttctgataccagtggtttcctctctaagcatctatgggttTTCATGTAGCTCCTCTGGGGTCTATGGGTTCTGGCtcgctcagcatctcatgggaaggcacgtggtgacatctgctgggccttgcatctccaaacgtcttaATCTTGTGTAggctgctctccaagcatctgtgtcgtctctgtgctttctccacaacgtttcctcctttaaaggactcaggtaaactaatcaagacccaccttgaatgaccagagtcagatctccatctagccaaaaggtcacacccacaatcaggcatgccacatcttcctggagataagCTCATCAAAAGATCGTATGTGCAACCAAGAGccctacatctccatggagataaattAATCAAAGGTTGTCCCACCCTACAACACTGAATCTGGATTAAAGGACCTcccttttctgggatatacaactCCTTCAAAATGGCACAGATGGAGAAATAGGCCCTACTTCCTATTGGAAGTTGCTGCAAAGTTGCATTGCAAAGCACTTGGATATAGGGTCAAGTATCGGGGGAAAAGATTTTGTGAACTGTCTGTGACATTCCCtacttgtaatctaataaattagCTTGTAACTGTTTCATGTATCCTGCCAGAAGACAGGCGTCTCTTGGTTCAGAGACAAAGGATTTTCCTATTCATGGCACAGCAAGCTGTGTGTGCTTTTCATTAGTTTATATTCTTTCCTAAAACTACCCAGATTTCACAGGCATGACATAAATAGGCCTAAATGGATGTCTGAACATGCATGAAATTGCATTATAGTGGTGGACCACTAAGGTTAGGGAATCAGCAACTGTTATAGGAAGCAGAAGCAGGCCTGATTTTTGACCAAAGAAAGACAGCATGTCATCTGTCAAGGTTGCTTTCTGCAAATACAAGTCTGAGAAATGGTCTAGGTAAAACTGTCAgatccttgcattcttggaatGATCAGCAAGAATGTGAAATGATGTTTTTGACCTAGGAAGGACTTCCTCTCTCAACAGAggggacattaaaaaaaatttatttattaattaaaaaaaattaagaacaaacaaataaaaacattaacatataattctgttctacctATACATtcagcaattctcaacatcatcacatagatgcatattcattatttcttagaacatttgcaccaacccagaaaaaagaaacaaaaagacaacagaaaaagaaacaaaacaacaacagaaaaaaaagattatacataccacacccccccacccctcacctccatccatcaccagcatttcaaaccaaatccaccttaacacttgttccccctattattcaccctcattccatatgttctgctcgtTCCccgacaaggcagataaaaggagcaccagacacaagaccttcacaatcacacagtcacattgtgaaagccatatcattatacaatcgtctccaagaaacatggctactggaacacagctctacattttcaggcagttccctccagcctctccattacatctggaataacaagatgatatctacttaatgcataagaataacctccaggataacttctgactctgtatggaatctctcagccattgacactttgtctcatttccctcttcccccttttggtcgagaaggttttctcaatcccttgatgttgagtctcagctcattctaggatttctgtcccacgttgccagaaaggtccacacccctgggagtcatgtcccacatagacagggggagggtggtgagattgcttgttgtgttggctggagagagaggccacatctgagcaacgaaagaggttctcttgggggtgactctttagcctaaattttaagtaggcttgacctatcctttctgggattaagtttcatatgaacaaaccccaagactgggggctcagcctatagttttggttgtccacactgcttgtgagaatatcaagaattcaacttggggaagttgcatttctccccgttctcaccattacccgaagggggctttgcaaatacttttccactcactgatcgaatcactctgagattcatcggggcatcactctggacaaaccaacaaagtctcatgtcctacctgagattccaagtactgatggtgttcaatcaaactatctacataagttatattaggaaatgcactagtcaaaatattaattttgtaacagataaacattttttgctttagtctcacacataaggtgaagttttacaatattaattaccatctattttcagcaccctgcaataatgacattcctttgctcttcctcatgcaaaaacattttttaaaatttgtacttaatcaccattattatacactctaggcattcccagattataccatcttaatctttaacatctatctttgtttctgatttcatttctgtccccagccctcctccctctattattctcacataaTAGAGGGGACATTTTTGCAATCAGCCTATAACAAAGATGATGCTAATGTGATGAAGAtgaaagctaacatttattaagtactcaCTATATATCAGAAACTGGGTCATTCTCAGATATATTTTGccaatttaattttcacaatccTAAGAGGTGGAGATAGTCATTTGCTTGCCCTATTACAAACGATGAAACTGAGGGGCAGAGGGATCAAGGAACTTGCCCTGGGTCTCTCAGCTTGTAAGTAAGCTACTTTATTTGGCTCCAAAGAAGGTCATCTTAACTGCTACTAAATATTTGACAACTGGTACCAAGAGAAGGATGATAACTTGATCAAGGGTATACAAAGCATGGGAGCAGAGCTGGGACATGAGCTCATGTCTCCTGACTCCCAGTCATGGAGTCTTCATGTCCTAATAGTCACAGctttcccaccccaccctgttCCTCCCTGACAGCAGGTGTCTGGAGTAAAGGACCAGGAGGCTGGGTTCAGACTGGTATCTGGAGTTGGGTAAGGGGTGCAGGGTAGATAAGGTCCACTCCCAgttctttcatcttctttaacCAGGCCAAGTGGCAGCGCCTGGCCTCGGAGGGCAGTGCCTGCCTGGAGATGTTTGAGCACATCAGCCTCATGACCCTGGACAGTCTGCAGAAATGCGTCTTCAGCTTTGACAGCCACTGCCAGGAGTGAGTCCTGATCAGGTCCTGGGAACTTTGTCCACTGACCCTAGAGGGGAGATGTGGGAGTGAGGACCAACAAGAGCAATCAGAAGggccttcctggaggaggtgggtcAGAGCTGGGCATTGAAGGacaagggaggggagagagaaatagagGAACTTCCAGATGGGTAGAGACATTTGAGTAAAGGCAAGGTTGCTAAGAGGAGTAGAGCAAGGATACACCTTGGAAATGGTGTTGGGGAGGTGAACAGGGATTAGACTTTCAGGCTCTCAAAACCAGGTGAAGGTGTATGAACTTCATCCTAGAGTTGTCAGGAAGGTATAGAACGGGGTGAGCCGATGAGGGGCATTGAACACGGCTTTGGAGGCCCAGTTTTCTGTAGGTCTGACCTCTGACTGTTGTGTTGATTTTGGAGAGGAGGATACCAGGGTGAGGACTGGGTCAATGGATTCCTTGAGAGGATGATGTCTGATATGATTGGAAAGGTTGGAGGAGGGGAAGAGATAAGATGGAATATTAGGAAGGGAGAACTAGTCATAATATTGAAGCTCTGTCCTGGTGACATGGGGGCTAGGGGGCAGCTCCCTGAGGTGGTGAAGCAGGGAGAGTAGAAAATTTAGAACATCATGCCTCCTAGGTCTTGCCCACCATGTGTCCCTGGGGCCACCTGTTCCTGGATGCTCAGGTTCCTGGGCAGTAGTTCCCAGCTTCCGGGTGGCACGTGCTCCTCAGGCTTCAGGTGTGTTACGTTGTTGCCTCCCTGTATGCCGTCCTCCTGCAGGAAGCCCAGCGAATATATTGCCGCCATCCTGGAGCTCAGCGCCCTCGTGGCGAAACGGAACCAGCAGATTTTCCTGCACTCGGACTTCCTGTACCACCTCAGTCCCGACGGGCGGCGCTTCCGCAGGGCCTGCCGGCTGGTGCACGACTTCACAGACGCCGTCATCCAGGAGCGGCGCCGCACCCTCCGCGGCCAGGGCGCTGATGACTTCCTCATGGACAAGGCCAGGACCAAGACGCTGGACTTCATCGACGTGCTCCTGCTGTCCAAGGTGAGTTTCTCTGCAACCTGACCTCAAGAAGTGGACGGGATCTTGAGTTCAAATGTCAGACCAAAGAGCTTGAATTCAATCCATTGGTCACTGTAGAGCATGGGAGGCGGTTGAGGAAGGGAGAGATGGGGCAGAGATGACTATCAAAGGTCACTGTGGGatgcagcctgcagggaacagttcAGTCTGAAGCTGTGAAGGGCATGAGAGGTTAAGCTACTTTTCAGCTGAGAAGTTATTCTGCTGAAGTTTGTTTATAGATATGCAGTAGATACATACAGGCAGATGCCTTAGACATTAGACCTTGGGAGCAAAGCAGACCATTTATTATCCAATGCATCAA contains:
- the LOC143650761 gene encoding cytochrome P450 4F2-like; the encoded protein is MRLLSLSWLGLGPVAPSPWLLLLVVGASWLLARTLAWSFAFYDMCRRLRCFPQPPRRNWFLGHLGLVNPNEEGLIHVSQLVATYSQALLSWLGPIIPIISLFHPDTIRCVTNASATIAPKDKLFYRFLKPWLGDGLLLSAGDKWSRHRRMLTPAFHFNILKPYVKIFNDSTNIMHAKWQRLASEGSACLEMFEHISLMTLDSLQKCVFSFDSHCQEKPSEYIAAILELSALVAKRNQQIFLHSDFLYHLSPDGRRFRRACRLVHDFTDAVIQERRRTLRGQGADDFLMDKARTKTLDFIDVLLLSKDEDGKVLSDEDIRAEVDTFMFGGHDTTATALSWVLYNLAKHPEYQERCRQEVQELLRDCQSEEIEWDNLAHLPFLTMCIKESMRLHPPVTVIARCCTQDVVLPDRLVIPKGVICLIDIFGTHHNPSVWPNPEVYDPFRFDPENTQKRSPLAFIPFSAGPRNCIGQTFAMTEIKAVLALTLLRFRILPDETKPRRKPELTLRTEGGLWLRVEPLSARPLGPTATGP